From the genome of Magnetococcales bacterium:
CTGTGTGTTGACCCTCCAATCCTTGGCAGAATTTTTTCGGGCTGTCACTGGCAAAGGCAAGATGCCCATCCCGGATGCTCTGGAGCAGGTTCAAGATTGGCTTACCCTTTTCCCAGTGCAGAGATCAGGGCCTGCGACTCTTACCAAAGCGATGCGGGCGGTGCAGGATCATTGTCTTTCGTTTTGGGATGCCATGCTCTGGGCTGCGGCCAAGGAAGCGAGGTGCACC
Proteins encoded in this window:
- a CDS encoding PIN domain-containing protein codes for the protein MSVERYTLDTNILVYAMDRNAGEKQQKAAQLIHQMMAADCVLTLQSLAEFFRAVTGKGKMPIPDALEQVQDWLTLFPVQRSGPATLTKAMRAVQDHCLSFWDAMLWAAAKEARCTVVLSEDFQDGRVLEGVRFENPFLD